In one Thermosipho ferrireducens genomic region, the following are encoded:
- a CDS encoding protoporphyrinogen/coproporphyrinogen oxidase gives MKICIIGAGITGLSVGKLLSNDHDVTIYEKKNHIGGIAYVKDVNGVAYHLVGGHCLNSKNQKVLDFIFNKVLPKENWHIVKRISKIYFRGHYISYPIEFSVKEIATFDKDLAFNITKDFFEAKFQNPQNLAEWFEQKFGKTLAHEYFIPYNRKIWNMAPEKMDYLWVKDKLPIPNKRDFFESLIGVKRDIMPHNVFYYPNTNSQNTFIEALAKDLKVINNFEVFSIEKRNNKWIVNNQYEYDIVISTVPLNMLPFIVKNVPVKIKDYARKLKYNKVTTVLWKTKPIKFTWTYYPAPDTIFHRHIHIGNFFQPMQNYTITESIGERSYEEMVSEGRKFDYLLEPLDYHVSDHAYVVFDHNYKKSKEMIKEYFQKIGIFSIGRFGEWEYYNMDVCIEKAMELVERINRNILLPMKVEQKKSRMLE, from the coding sequence ATGAAAATTTGTATTATAGGAGCTGGAATAACAGGATTAAGTGTAGGGAAACTTTTATCTAATGATCATGATGTTACAATCTATGAGAAAAAAAATCATATTGGAGGAATTGCATATGTAAAAGATGTAAATGGAGTTGCTTATCATTTAGTTGGAGGGCATTGCTTAAATTCTAAGAATCAAAAAGTTTTAGATTTTATTTTTAATAAAGTTTTACCGAAAGAAAACTGGCACATAGTTAAAAGAATTTCTAAAATATATTTTAGAGGTCATTATATATCATATCCTATTGAGTTTTCTGTTAAAGAAATTGCGACCTTCGATAAAGATCTTGCTTTTAATATTACTAAGGATTTTTTTGAAGCAAAGTTTCAAAATCCTCAGAATTTAGCGGAATGGTTTGAACAAAAATTTGGAAAAACGTTAGCCCACGAATATTTTATACCGTATAATAGAAAAATATGGAATATGGCTCCAGAAAAAATGGATTATTTATGGGTTAAAGATAAGTTGCCTATTCCTAATAAGAGAGATTTTTTTGAATCTTTAATTGGAGTAAAACGTGACATTATGCCACACAATGTATTTTATTACCCAAATACGAATAGTCAAAATACCTTTATTGAAGCTTTAGCGAAAGATTTGAAAGTGATTAATAATTTTGAAGTTTTTTCTATTGAAAAAAGAAATAATAAATGGATTGTTAACAATCAATATGAATATGATATAGTTATTAGCACAGTACCATTAAATATGCTTCCATTTATTGTAAAAAATGTTCCTGTTAAAATTAAAGATTATGCTAGGAAACTTAAATATAACAAAGTTACAACTGTTTTATGGAAAACAAAACCCATAAAATTCACTTGGACTTACTATCCAGCACCTGATACTATTTTTCATAGACATATACATATAGGAAATTTTTTTCAACCTATGCAAAACTATACAATTACAGAGAGCATTGGTGAACGTAGCTACGAAGAAATGGTATCAGAAGGCAGAAAATTTGATTATTTGTTAGAACCTCTTGATTATCATGTTTCTGATCACGCTTATGTGGTTTTTGATCACAACTATAAAAAAAGTAAGGAAATGATTAAAGAGTATTTCCAAAAAATAGGTATTTTTTCTATAGGTCGGTTTGGGGAATGGGAATATTACAATATGGATGTTTGTATAGAAAAAGCCATGGAATTAGTTGAAAGGATAAATAGAAATATACTGCTCCCCATGAAAGTTGAACAAAAAAAAAGTAGAATGTTAGAATAA
- a CDS encoding IS3 family transposase (programmed frameshift): MAKKLSTEEKMAIILEGLRREKSVSQICREHGISQAQYYKWRDRFLEGAKEGLENGKKSKVKQLEEKIEELEKVIGKQTIVIETFKKNSSISRRREIVTLLLEKGFNVSEALRYLKINRSTYYYKPKGYSQRKSRRKEDDEKILKEINKLKKEHPYWGYRRIWAMLRKNGNKLNQKKVYRIMKENGLLFKVKHKKACRTKQKKIKPTRPREVLGIDMTKVYTRDGGWAYYIAVIDWYTRELLGSEISLRCRTTKRLKALDKAINKGYPEGVRGKGIILVSDNGSQPTSTKFLKECTVLGIKQIFTSYNNPKGNANTERYFRTYKEEVAWVLDNPNYEELCEKTRSFEKFYNEEYPHSALGYKDSKEEFEEFVSLYKSA, from the exons ATGGCAAAGAAACTCTCAACAGAAGAAAAGATGGCAATAATTTTGGAAGGACTTAGACGAGAAAAGAGTGTTTCACAAATCTGTAGAGAACATGGTATTTCTCAAGCTCAGTATTACAAATGGCGAGATAGGTTTTTAGAAGGTGCCAAAGAGGGTTTAGAAAATGGCAAAAAATCTAAAGTAAAACAGCTTGAAGAAAAAATTGAAGAACTTGAAAAAGTAATTGGAAAACAGACCATCGTCATTGAGACAT TTAAAAAAAACAGTAGTATATCCAGGAGGCGGGAAATAGTAACACTTCTTCTTGAAAAAGGATTTAATGTATCAGAAGCTTTAAGGTATTTGAAAATCAATAGAAGTACATATTATTACAAACCAAAGGGATACAGCCAAAGAAAGAGCAGACGAAAAGAAGATGATGAAAAAATACTTAAAGAAATAAACAAGCTCAAAAAAGAACATCCATACTGGGGATACCGCAGAATCTGGGCGATGTTAAGAAAAAATGGAAACAAGCTCAACCAAAAGAAGGTATATAGAATAATGAAAGAAAATGGATTACTTTTCAAAGTTAAACACAAAAAAGCTTGTAGAACCAAACAAAAAAAGATAAAGCCAACAAGGCCAAGGGAAGTGTTAGGGATAGACATGACAAAGGTATACACAAGAGATGGAGGATGGGCGTATTACATAGCAGTGATCGATTGGTATACAAGAGAACTCCTTGGAAGTGAAATAAGTCTTAGGTGTAGAACAACTAAAAGGTTAAAAGCGTTAGACAAAGCTATAAATAAGGGATATCCAGAAGGAGTAAGAGGTAAAGGAATAATACTAGTAAGTGACAATGGAAGTCAACCAACAAGTACGAAATTTCTGAAAGAATGTACTGTACTGGGGATAAAACAGATATTTACAAGCTACAACAATCCAAAAGGTAATGCCAATACGGAAAGGTATTTTAGGACGTACAAAGAAGAAGTAGCATGGGTATTAGATAATCCAAATTACGAAGAACTCTGTGAGAAAACCAGGTCATTTGAAAAGTTCTATAACGAAGAATATCCTCACAGTGCTTTAGGATACAAAGATTCAAAGGAGGAATTCGAAGAATTCGTAAGTCTATACAAATCTGCTTGA
- a CDS encoding MATE family efflux transporter, which produces MNYERIKKNILIVLIINFFNLITGMINGFLIPAFLNIDNYALFKTYGLYIGYLGILSFGFLDGIYIKYGGESISKINKKQISFEYVFLLKFQILISVFVLIFGILSKNVIIITLSIAIIPNNFRIFFRFIFQATGELDSYSKIGILYSILLCLSNLIIIFFIKKDSYLLFIFVNLIISYIIFIIFDIEFRKLLWTRKKEEVDVIPIFKTGLFIMLGNLFAMLFYSMDRWFVKFLLTTKDFAYYSFAISMMNIINLLISSVAISLYPAFSRGYTPGIVKEIKKYLIIISSFSSLGYYAFSFIINMWLKKYTYSLLVISVLFAGLPAIAVINALYINLYKANKQERKYFYTVIKMAVVSFVLNVLAVILNKSNFTIAIATTLAFYIWFFYSSKDFEGLETNWREIFYILLFVSGFLFSTIKLPLLYGFVFLGIWTFILTMIFFKKEFVKLFRILISRE; this is translated from the coding sequence GTGAATTATGAAAGAATTAAAAAAAATATATTGATAGTTTTAATTATAAATTTTTTTAATCTTATTACTGGTATGATTAACGGTTTTTTGATTCCTGCATTTTTAAATATTGACAATTATGCTTTGTTTAAAACTTATGGATTATATATAGGATATTTAGGCATCTTGAGTTTTGGATTTTTAGATGGAATTTATATAAAATATGGTGGAGAATCTATTAGTAAAATTAATAAAAAACAAATAAGTTTTGAGTATGTTTTTTTATTAAAATTCCAAATATTAATTTCAGTTTTTGTTTTGATTTTTGGGATTTTAAGTAAAAATGTAATTATTATCACATTGTCAATTGCAATAATTCCAAATAATTTTCGAATTTTCTTTAGATTTATATTTCAAGCTACAGGTGAATTAGATTCTTATTCCAAAATTGGGATATTATATTCAATTCTTTTGTGTTTGTCGAATCTTATAATAATTTTTTTCATAAAAAAAGATAGTTATTTGCTTTTTATTTTTGTCAATTTAATAATAAGTTACATAATATTTATTATTTTTGATATTGAATTTAGAAAACTTTTGTGGACAAGAAAAAAAGAAGAGGTAGATGTTATACCTATTTTTAAAACTGGACTATTCATAATGCTTGGAAACTTATTTGCAATGTTATTTTATTCAATGGATAGATGGTTTGTAAAGTTTTTACTAACTACAAAAGATTTTGCTTATTATTCTTTTGCGATTTCAATGATGAATATAATAAATTTGTTAATATCATCTGTGGCGATATCTTTGTATCCTGCTTTTTCAAGAGGCTATACTCCCGGAATTGTTAAGGAAATAAAAAAATATTTAATAATTATTAGTTCATTTTCTTCTTTGGGATATTATGCATTTTCCTTTATTATAAATATGTGGTTGAAAAAATACACTTACTCACTATTAGTTATATCAGTTTTGTTTGCGGGATTACCGGCAATAGCAGTTATAAATGCTCTCTATATTAATCTTTATAAAGCCAATAAGCAAGAACGAAAATATTTTTATACGGTTATAAAAATGGCTGTAGTATCGTTTGTTTTAAATGTTTTAGCAGTTATTTTAAATAAATCAAATTTTACAATTGCAATAGCAACAACGTTAGCTTTTTATATTTGGTTTTTTTATTCTTCAAAAGATTTTGAAGGATTGGAAACTAATTGGAGAGAAATATTTTATATCTTATTATTTGTAAGTGGTTTTCTATTTAGTACAATAAAGCTTCCATTGTTATATGGATTTGTTTTTTTAGGCATATGGACTTTTATACTTACTATGATTTTCTTTAAAAAGGAATTTGTCAAGCTATTTAGAATTTTAATCTCAAGAGAGTAG
- a CDS encoding DUF1659 domain-containing protein, translated as MKKVAIKWLTGVDENGEPVFKRQTLSVEDVVDVAKANAIVQILEKYTNYSLDSVQLVSYEQVI; from the coding sequence ATGAAAAAGGTTGCTATTAAGTGGCTTACTGGTGTGGATGAAAATGGAGAACCTGTTTTTAAAAGACAAACGTTAAGTGTTGAAGATGTTGTTGATGTTGCAAAAGCAAATGCGATTGTGCAGATACTTGAAAAGTATACAAATTATAGTTTAGATAGTGTTCAATTGGTAAGTTATGAGCAGGTGATTTAG
- a CDS encoding DUF2922 domain-containing protein: MKRLSLVYRNTTEGTTLRVNLPDPVENINTTELEQDAQALIDNGLVPAGYVFDEARIVETNTNVVIDLIQ; this comes from the coding sequence ATGAAGAGGCTTAGTTTGGTTTACAGGAATACAACTGAAGGGACAACGTTAAGGGTTAATCTTCCTGATCCTGTGGAAAATATAAACACAACTGAGTTAGAACAGGATGCACAGGCTTTGATAGACAATGGGCTTGTTCCAGCAGGGTATGTTTTTGATGAAGCACGTATTGTTGAAACAAATACAAATGTTGTTATCGATTTGATTCAGTGA
- a CDS encoding sigma factor: MSVYDDYKRDVEMIAGRYYKRYGYKCESYEDLKQTIWYILLHAIRKFDGRGDERKFALAFVRNKLISIVKYNRKPPYCGNAPFTPLKMEYVSGDDENKDAFREIQGEYVV; encoded by the coding sequence ATGAGTGTATATGATGATTATAAAAGAGATGTTGAAATGATTGCGGGAAGGTATTATAAAAGGTATGGTTATAAATGTGAATCGTATGAAGATTTAAAGCAAACAATATGGTATATTCTGCTTCATGCAATAAGGAAGTTTGATGGAAGAGGGGATGAAAGAAAGTTTGCATTGGCTTTTGTAAGAAATAAGTTGATATCAATTGTTAAGTATAATAGAAAACCACCATATTGTGGAAATGCTCCTTTTACGCCTTTGAAGATGGAATATGTTTCAGGCGATGATGAAAATAAAGACGCTTTCAGAGAAATACAGGGGGAATATGTTGTTTAG
- a CDS encoding SIR2 family protein, giving the protein MGFDTLKSTESIFYYNQAKKEFISLKNEEDSSNKLNEFIFKTEDNLVILAGAGCSIISKKYAKRLSDVKSGKTMKELYISTVCQIGKKKLDNCNLEKIFFPKDCPGKYDEENKECVSCYRLEEKLSLADEYIKVNEALGNEQVVEKLKNFIKQVRQKIKEECELEYHRNYFKHGEFLSKILSLRSKKNERLKIFTTNYDTLFEQAASDEKIILIDGFSYAEPRYFDDSYFDYDFVVRDNVRKLAEPILADKVIHLYKLHGSIDWVRDKDKKIKKLRFKVVKNGKIQSGVDGEEVQFVMIYPATTKFEQTFSSPHFELYSRFISELKKKNTVLIVIGFSFGDEHINNAIINALKLNNSLKMVMVDISIFGEGQNESSKSGEVESSKEPENYNKKLDELRVEYKFIQNFNETILSRILLVEKSFSEFVDLLYGNYERENEF; this is encoded by the coding sequence GTGGGTTTTGATACCTTAAAATCAACTGAAAGTATTTTCTATTATAATCAAGCCAAAAAAGAGTTTATTTCTTTGAAGAATGAAGAGGATAGTTCTAATAAATTGAACGAATTTATATTTAAAACAGAAGATAATTTAGTAATTTTAGCTGGTGCTGGTTGTTCAATAATTTCTAAAAAATACGCCAAAAGATTAAGCGATGTTAAAAGCGGCAAAACCATGAAAGAATTGTATATTAGTACAGTTTGTCAAATTGGTAAGAAAAAATTAGATAATTGTAATCTTGAAAAAATATTTTTTCCAAAAGATTGTCCAGGAAAGTATGATGAGGAAAATAAGGAGTGCGTAAGTTGCTATAGATTAGAAGAGAAACTGAGTTTAGCAGATGAATATATTAAGGTTAATGAGGCATTAGGAAATGAACAAGTTGTTGAAAAACTTAAAAATTTCATCAAGCAAGTAAGGCAAAAGATAAAGGAAGAATGTGAGTTAGAATACCATAGGAATTATTTTAAGCATGGAGAGTTTTTAAGTAAAATTTTAAGTTTGAGAAGTAAGAAAAATGAACGATTAAAAATTTTTACCACAAATTATGATACCTTGTTTGAACAGGCTGCCTCAGACGAGAAAATAATATTGATTGATGGATTTAGTTATGCAGAACCTAGATATTTTGATGATTCTTATTTTGACTATGATTTTGTAGTAAGAGATAATGTTAGAAAATTAGCTGAACCTATTCTTGCTGATAAAGTAATTCATCTTTATAAATTACATGGTTCAATTGATTGGGTTAGAGATAAGGACAAAAAAATTAAAAAATTGAGATTCAAAGTCGTTAAGAATGGAAAAATACAATCAGGTGTGGATGGAGAAGAAGTACAATTTGTTATGATATATCCAGCTACTACAAAATTTGAACAAACATTTTCATCTCCACATTTTGAGTTGTATTCAAGATTTATTTCAGAATTAAAGAAAAAGAATACAGTTTTGATTGTTATTGGTTTTAGTTTTGGTGATGAACATATTAACAATGCGATAATTAATGCTTTAAAACTGAATAATAGTTTAAAAATGGTGATGGTTGATATAAGTATTTTTGGGGAAGGTCAAAATGAAAGCTCGAAAAGTGGCGAGGTGGAAAGTTCCAAGGAACCTGAAAATTACAATAAAAAACTTGACGAATTACGGGTTGAATATAAATTTATCCAGAATTTTAATGAAACAATACTATCCAGAATTTTGTTGGTTGAAAAAAGTTTTTCCGAATTTGTAGACTTATTATACGGTAATTATGAAAGGGAAAACGAATTTTGA